Genomic window (Rhododendron vialii isolate Sample 1 chromosome 4a, ASM3025357v1):
ACAATTATTAAACTTTAAATTCAAGCAATAATTATtgaagagagaaacttattcacgactCTGTGAAATCTCAATCGTCCAGAAGTGTTTTGAACGAGtcagattaaaaacaatctattaaaGGTACtgttaatagattgttttgtaTCTAgatcgttcaaaacacttttgaacggtcgaGATTGAGCTCCACAAACCTCATTCACGGCtttgtttttaatctggatcgttcaaaacacttttggacggtcgagaTTGAGCTCCGCAAACCTCATTCACGGCGCCTCTGTgaataagattttctcattcTTGAAACTTCAAATTCTATTGGTATATATACCCTTCTGGCAATGGAGCACGCTTCACTTCTTCAGTAAAAATGTCTCCTTTATCTGCATCTCGCAAAATCCAAAGAAACTTCTGTTTGCTCTGTTCCAACCCAAGTGCAAGCTCTTTGATCTGTTCATCCGCCATTGTAGTAGTTGTTCCAAACGAGACATATAGCACAGATTTTGGGGCTTGTTTTTCAAGCCACTCCAAACACCTATGTTGGCGACTATTTGACTTTCTTTTGTCACCTTTTGTGTCTGAATTCAGTGGCCCAATTGTCCAAACTTTCTTATTTATACTGTTCATTTCCTTTTCCAGCAAATCTAGGTAAGTACCTGTAGTAAATTTGAACACAAGCAAAATTTTAACATAAAAGGATTTGTACTCTTAAATAGATTGCGATTTGGTAtgaagttgaaattttttttttttttttatagtcgGATGTATGGATCAATTTGCACGAATATCGACTAATTCTGAGACCCTAAAGTTAACACTTATTTTGTTTTGGCATGTCCGCCAAACCCATGATATTTAGTTGGAAGGCATTTGAAGTTATCCAGAGCAACTAGTTGAAAGTTTGGATACATCACATGTACATAACTCAAacttttcaacttctctctaTCTCAGGCGATTTGGGCGAAAAGAAGGAAGCTAGGGTTTCAGCCgtcgcgcgcgcgcgtgtgtgtggGGTGGGGGGTTGGGGGCGCCTCTGCCCTTGGgctttcatctctctctctcttagtatTTTCCCCTCTTCACTGTCATGCTCGCCGCTTTCTTGTCTGGTTCGTCTTCTCCAGCCTCTGCTCGCCAGCCGGGAAACCACATCTGAGAGTTTCCGGTTTGTCCTAACGGCTAGACGCGGCAGTTGGCTGGTGGAGGCGGGTTGCGACGTTTCCATGCCTACTGTGCTCATGGGTGCTGTCACCTGTCGGTTTCGTGCATAACGGTAAGGTGGTAACTTCACGGTGGCTGGGCTTTTGTAAATCTGTGGTTGGTGGCGTCGGGTGGCAATGCTGGTCTGTTTTTGCTCATTAGTGGTGGATCTCGACTCGGTGGCTTGCGGCAACTTATGGAAGCTTGGTTGCCGGTCTCCCAGCCATTTGTGAGGACCGAATTGACGGTTTCTTGGCGGCCTCTTGTGGGATCCTATGGCTCGTGGGTGTCGCGGCAGTGTGAGGAACGGGATTGCGGTCCGGGTTGGTGGCTGTGGCGGGTGGTGGCGGAGATCTAGGCTGAAGCTGTTACGGTGTTTTGGGCTCGAGGATGGGTTTGGCCCATATTGGACCATACCTTGATTTTGGGCTGATTTTTCAAATGTGGCCATTTTAGGCCCTTGTGATGTTTTGAGCTTTATATGTTTTATTCTGAGCATTTTGAGGCCTTTAAGTGTTTGGGCTTTGCATCTAAAGTGTTTAGACCTCGGTCCACTGGTTTTTTTCATTCAACCATTGGTTAGATCCTCCCTTCCCCCAACTTAATGTACCCTATCTCCCAACTTAATGTACCCTATCTCGAGGTTTCTTAATAAATCATTTATTGCCTACAAAATCGGTATTACTTTGCTGTCTGGACTACTCaagtaattaattattaaaatgcCATTTTTCATCTCACATTTAAAATATTTCTACTGCAACTATAATTATTCAAACAATACCTTCAATTGATCTGCATGAGTTGAATATGGTTCCAGCGGCTAGCGACTGATAATCAGCTTGAAGAGCGAAAAAGTTTTGGATCTCCGGAGTCCAATTTCCTTGGATAGATGATAGCCCCTTCAGTTCTTCAAGTGACTGGAAAGATTTATTATCTTTCAATACGCTGAAAGACCTTTGGAAAGCAGAAACAGGGCTAAAGATATAGGACTCTGCATTAGGAATGGTAGCAACGTCCTGGACCACATAAGCCATGAGGAAGTCGTGGATTACAACGACCCGTGTGGCGGTGTTGGAGATCTCACGGAGGAGCGCCGCCGCAGGGTCGCGAAGCTGTATGGAAGCGTCAAAGGAAGGCTGCAGGTGCGAAGGGAATTTGGAGGAGGAATTTGGGTTCGGAGGAGGGGAGAGGAAAGGAGGGGTGGGGAATTCGTGGAAGTGGATATGTGGATTTTGGAGGTGGGTTTGGGAATTGAAACGGAGTTGGACCTGGCGGAGgtgggtggcggtggtggcgtAGTGGACGGGGATGTTGTAGGAGGAGGAGATGAGGCAGGAGAGCTGGAGGAGTTGGTTGAGATGGctatggcatgggaatggcacTACTATGACTTCCACTCGAGCTTTTTTGGAGTTGGAGCTGATCATGCCATGGCTTCTTGGATCTTGGATATTACTAATAACATCCATGGAGGATGATGGTTAATTTCCTTGGCACTGTCGTTACTTCCACTTGAGCTTTTTAAGAGCTGATACTCAGGGCATGGCTTGGATCTTGGATGACATTGGTAAAAAATACAAAGAGGATGTAATTTAATGTTTGCAAGATGAGTAGTGTTAATGTGTTATTTTGAACAAATAGAAATAGAGAAGACCTTTCGACCTTGTGTGCTTCCTTCCCAAGAAAGAAGTGACATATCTGCTTACGCATTTGCGGACAATTCAATGGGCTGCTCTGGGGCGGCTTTACCATGGTTTTTGGGTTCAAGCAAATCCTTTAGGTTCAAAAAATGCACTGAAaaggtctctcactcaagaaattttgatcataattaatttttttttttaaatagtcataattaatttttgattctaaAACATTTCAATAAGCACCTAAGAGAGCCATAACTCATATGAGAGTCTTACTGATATTGGATTAggctaatttttttaaggaacctataaaattacattttaagaatgacttgcagtttgaatcatctttataGGATCCGTAATATGtccaaataaatattaaactTTGGATGAACAGTACAAATTTCACAATTCCGTTTGTAACTTGACGGAAGATGACGGCAAAGGCTTAATTGTAAgtttttttgtaaactttggaGGTTAAATTGAAAATACATTAGGCCTATGGGACATTGCAGTGTAAGTTCagtgatttttttgaatttttccctttGATATATTGTTAAACaatttttgttctatttttatgGATAATCAAtcttgaaaaatgtattttggctTATCCTTTGATCATGGAATGCAAGTGTTACTCCCTCCacccatttttaagtgtccagcTTCGTAAGTTTAACTTATTAAAAtttatcatcattacacttttttcaACTatagttcatatttttttatacttttctaattccCCTCATTGAGAGGAATGATTACAATTACTtgctcctaatttttttttttttttttttacgaaagcTAAACAAGAAATTACAAGAAGTAAATAGTACTAAATAAAATACCAAACCAATAATTTAGGAAAAACAAGGATACGTAAATTGTTGTActccaacaaaaatatataccaTTGACATACTATGTTGAATGAATACGGtataaattctttcaaaaaatacaataagTTCCCTTAGCAATTACTTAGCTACCTAGTTATGTGGATATGAATGAATCCAACTCCAAGCAAGAAACACCACCTTCCATCACTGCCTGGTGGGTGGCACCACTTATCTCCTCAACCTTCCTTCTTACCTCTTCCCCTTCTCTTGATGCCATCAATATCTGCTTCtgtcgcaacctaacctcttagaaaggttcacaccccaagcgtagggctaggttgttgaaagcataataaccggtaagaccggatcgttcccacagagaaatcttctttagcgaatttggaatagaagttgcttaaagattgcggcgttcaagcagccaactttggagttttgattcgattgacgaaattaaacttggaaataaactaggttaagatggtcgagtcaaagggatcgattacccacgacttagccgtcAAATggttccttcatctaactcatgagtggaccgaaaccgtccggattccactagaagaattaaaagctgtagactacttataacttaattcaaagctctaattcaaattgaactcatttaacgcaagtgagagacgaaaaaagatcgttcgcacgcgtaggattatcaagctcgtagcccaaggcgataaacttcattgatcaaagaaaccaccaaccccatgatcaaaactagaaatcatgagtttaattcattcaaaacctggagattaagctaaagtttaAGGGAAACCATTTAATAGACTAAACCgtagggtgaacctcaccccatgacctaacctttaaactactcactcataataaaaagactagaaaaagagttaagcatgaaaaacatgattcaccgatgaaaacgaaaataaactagaTTTAATAGAAGATCCAAaccatagctacaacattaatacttgaGAATTAAATATACAACCAATACCTTGaagtgttcttgaaggaaatgacAAAAAAAGCTTGAACAAAGCTATGGAGAAACCTAGagcaaaaactaaaaaacttaGGCCtgaaaactaactaatggccatcatcttccataaatggcatacaagcctatttatagagcttataaaatcagccttacaatggacaaaaaggcccccaaaatatccaaaaaacatactagaagtagaaacttttcatatatggaaggttgaaatattcagcaaaaaaggtgctggccgaagggcattggtaccggtacctcaaaaatgaggtattggtaccaatccaactgtcttccATTTTAGCACCAAGGTATCGGTACcatgtttttgaggtaccggtaccattgTCTGCAAAACTACAAAACATGGCAGCTTGGCCTTTGAGCTCTTGTGATGTCCCGACGGCCCTCCGATACTTCGAGACTCGATCAACGGGACTTGACGGAGGTGtgccatgtggccttggtcTCTTGGATACCCTCGAGGGCCATCCTCTATGCATATGTCTCGCTTGAAACACTTTGGCACGTTCcttgccaaccttgacctccggccaatctccgaggcttcttgtggcaccgttaggctTTGGTGACAATGAAATGAGTACCGGTGGGCATTCGGACACTTGGTTCATCCCGAAACGTTGATTGGCATTCAAAACCGCCTTATTAGCAtgttttacctgaaatacacaaaaacgtaccttacgtgcaatatcgcataaaaacgacaaaatatatgtacaaacacaacatactagaggacttaagcaccaagaatatgcattattgggtgcttatcaatatCTTTACAACTCCACAAATGGTGGATGAAGTCACTATTTGCTCTCTTTGTTCCCAGGCGGTAACTGCTAGACCAACCTTTAAAATGTCTGTAACCAGAAATGCACTTCCATGCTGGTCAGAGTGCATTGGCCAAGCAAGTATTGGCACTCCCGCAGTTATACCCTCCAAACATGAGTTTCATCCGCAATGGCTCATAAACCCACCGGTTAATGGGTGTCCCAAAATGTCTACTTGGGGCGCCCAATCCCTCACCACCATTCCAAATTCCTTCACCCTTTCCACTACCTGTTAATGCATCAAATCAAGAGCcattaaaaaggaaagaaacGTGACTAATAAAGCGCTATAGGAATGTAAATGTATCAGGACAAGAGCCAAAAACTACACCAGAGGggacgataaaaaaaaaaagtaaaatggGATAAAGTGTGACAAGAAATTGGGAAAAAATAATgccattgaaaagaaaatttttgaatttgggcATTTTGGGGGTTGTTTGGAACAAATTTTGAACTTTAAATTCAAGCAATAATTAATTCCTGAAACTTCAAATTCTAATATTAGTATATAAACCCTTCTAGCAGTGGAGCTCGCTTCACTTCTTTGGTAAAAATGTCTCCTTTATTTGCATCTTGCAAAATCCAAAGGAACTTTTGTTTGCTCTATTCCAACCCAAGTGCAAATTCTTTAATCTGTTCATCCGCCATTGTAGTAGTGGTTCCAAACGAGACGTATAGCACAGATTTTGGGGGTTGTTTGTCAAGCCACTCTAAACACTTGTGTTGGCTATTTGACTTCCTTTTGTGTCTGAATTCAATGGGCCTATTGCCCAAACTTTCTTGTTTCTACtgttcatttctttttccaGCGAATCTAGGTAAGTACCTGCAGCAAACTTTAACACAAGcaatttttgaacaaaaacaaaatttgtgcTATATTTTAAGATTGCAATTTGGTATGAAGTTGAAATTCTTTTTTCATAACCGGATGTTTGGGCCAACTTGCGTGAACGTTAACTAGCGACCGGACAAACGCTCCAATGGCTccaagtttgaaatgtttggcctccgtggGATTCAGACATGCCATCTCATGGAGGACACACACTTACTTTGCTTTCGCATGTCCAATCGGCCAAAACATGATATTTAGTTGTAAGGTAATCGAAGTTATCGAGAGCAACTAGTTGCAAGTTTGGATACATGTCTTCAAGGACGTCCAAAATCGGTGTTACTGCTGTACTCTGGACTACTCAAGTTAATTAGTAAAATGCTTTTTTCCGtatcaaattgaaaatatatctACTTCAACTATAATTATTCAAACAATACCTTCAATTGATCTGCATGAGTGTTGAATATGGTTCCAGCGGCTAGCGACCGAAAATCAGCTTGAAGAGTGGTAAATTTTAGGACCTCCGGAGTTAGATCGCCTTGGATAGTTGATAGCCCTTTCAGTTCTTCAAATGAATGGAAAGATTCATGATCTTTCAATGATATGAAAGACATAAAGAAACCAGAAATAGAGCAAAAGATATAGGACTCTGCATTAGGAATGGTGGCAACGTCCTGAACCACATAAGCCATGTTGAAGTCGTGGATTACAACGACCCGCGTGGCGGTGTTGGAGATCTCCCGCAGGAGCGCCACCACGGGGTCGCGAATCTGTATGGAAGCCTCAAAGGAAGGCAGCAGATGTGAAGGGAATTTGGAGGAGGAATTCGGGTCCGGAGGAGGGGGGGAATTCGTGGAAGTGGATATGGGGGTTTTGGAGGTGAGTTTGGGAGTTGAAACGGAGTTTGACCTGGCGGAGGTGGGTGGCAGTGGTGGCGTAGCGGACGGGGATGTTGTAGGAGGAGGAGATGAGGCAGGAGAGTTGGAGGAGTTGGTTGAGATGGCTATGCATGCAGGGGAacattacaagaaaaatgaaatttggtaaagaaaaagtagcactaaggctccgtttgtttcgatataaaatattttacaatgtcaaatatttttcatgtaaaatattttttcagaaaacaaacttcaaatttttatttccagtgtttggttggcacttgaaaatattttcagaaatcaacaaaataatgtagagagaggggggcttaAATAGTAGAGAGATTTAAGAATATAGGAATATAATTGAACGTgagtcaggactgacgatcgaataaatataaaatgttttacaatgtcaaatatttttcatgtcaaatatttttccagaaaacaaacttcaaacttttatttccggtgtttggttggcacttgaaaatattttcagaaatcaacaaaatagtgtagagctCGGCTTAAATAGTAGAGAGATTTAAGAATATTGGAATataattgaacgtgggtcaggactgacgatcgaatattgagcagtgagaattgcaataGAATGCAACAGGTTCATTtcgaaaataacttacggaagatttaagggtaagtcattttcatccaattgatagaataaaatgttttcctaattttttacacaatcaaacaccgaaaaataggtaaaacattttgcggaaaacattttacgcccaaacaaacggagcctaaatgagtatatttggcgacaaaaaaataaattcgtcactgttttgacaacttccgtgacgaaataattttgtcaccaattatacctgtttagcgacaaaaaaaacatttcgtcaccaaagataCCCATTTAgagacgaaatacatttttcatcaccgaaagcttaaaaaatgtgacaaaattatttttcgtcaccaaagataatcatttggtaacaaaatatattttgtcgccaaattagaccaatttagtaatgaaatatttttttgtcaacaaatgcttaactttggtgacgaaaaataatttaatcaccattttaatgctttcggtgacaaaaaatatattttgtcgtcaaataggtacctttagtgacaaaatttatgaattgtgctttgtcactaaatgtatttcagacataactctttactaaaaactccgatccAAATAATTCAaatgcctacaactttcatgtttatcaaaattgctaattttaatgtttaaggGTTCAAAactacattcgaaatatattttcttgttaaacatatatgctatatattagatatttcaaatatatacTGAAAAGTGtatgtggtgcagttggtcgaAGATTGTGCGAAAAACTTAGGGAACTCGTGTTTGAAACCcagtaggagcaagaaagaggaatttttttcccatatgaaaacgtcaTTTTCGTAATTAGTGgcgaaaaatttcatcaccgaTATGACCCCAAAAGAAATAATTTATGACAAACGTAATTAGTGgcgaaaaatttcatcaccgaTATGACCCCAAAAGaaataatttatgacaaaaaatttcgtagtcaaaaagcacaataggtgaggaaaaaaatttcatcaccaattattcactttttggtgacgaaatatttcgtcatcaaaaagcactataggtgacgaaaaatagatatCGTCACAAGGTAGAAATCCTCGATAACCTTTACtcgacaattttttttcgtcacctatattatttgtgacgaaagaCCTgtaatttgtgacgattttcattcgtcacccaatgtaatttttcttataCTGGAATGGCACTACTATGACTTCCACTTGAGCATTTTTTGAGGTGGAACTCATGATGCCATGGCTTCTTAGATCTTGGATGTTACTAACATCCATGGATGATTATGCTTAATTTCCTTGGCACTGTTATTGCTTCCGCTTGAGCTTTTTTAGAGCCGACACTCAGGGCATGGCTTGGATCTTGACTATTCATCTTTATATACTCACCTACTTTATGTCATGAGAATCTCACCCATTGGACATTTGAATTTCAACTATAATAAcaacttttcaaatttggcttcaTTACAATATAATACAAACACCAAGGAGATTAGGAGGTATCTGTAACGATCCTAATTttggtccctttttttttaatcaaaataatACTTAATAAATATTGTTATcccaaattttattaattttatctGTTGGATCAAgcctttttcagtctttcttttcttttttttgccgaCTTCTCGCGGGTGtctttaaaatcatattttaaacacattgaatggttcgaatCGTCAAAATTTGATCcagaaatgggagaaatggaaatccgcattttaattaaaatgaggATCCCCTCATGGGAAacggactctctctctctctctctctctctctctctctctctctctctctctctctctctctctctctctctctatatatatatatatatatatatatatatatatatatatatacacacacacacacacacacatataaatagggtagtgataatgccaaaactatttttgtttgtgtcaaAACTTCAACTAGGGCATAAAAGTCTTATACACTGGACATGATAGAAGTCGTTTGTGTACTAGAATTTTAgcaccaacaaaaatatttttggtattatCATTTTCTTGTAGCTATACATAAAATTATAGGATTTTGTGGTCAAAAAATTTCGGCTCTCACTTTCCTTTTCTTGGCCACCACACTTTCTTGGTCAAAAAGGTAAATTGAACAGATTTCTCTCATGGCAATTTCCTCCCACCTTCCTTTTCTTGGCTACCACACATTCTTCCTCCCTACTCCACCAACTTCCAACGGTTGAATTTCAACCCTATCTCTTCCAGCCAGCTGCAACAGGGACGGATTCAAAGGGGGTCGCGCGGGGACACATACCTCCACTCGAATGCGTACCCACTTCGAGTGGCGAATGTGGTTGTTGATGGGCGGAACCAAAGGGGGCCAGCTGCAACCTACCACCTACCTAGCTACTGCTGACACCACCCTCCCTCCATTTTTGCATCCCACGGCACCCCTCTCCAATccgaaaatacacacacaaccACCACTACTCTATTCACTGCATTCCAGTTGCAAGAAAGAGGggagaaataaagagagagcTTGAGCTCCAACATAATACAAACATCAAGGAGATTAGGAGGTATCCGAGCCAACTaacgcacacctcaactaatcgtAGATAGGGACGGAACCAAGATTTCTTATATGCGGGGGCCGAACTAtgaacaaattttgaaatttcaagattcggaaatctaatagtttatttggtttgggttttgagggagattttttggGTAACGGGTAAAgaatgataaaaaagaaatgagagtaataattgaaaaaaaaaaaaacttatttgagACTGTGCGCAGGAAGAGATGTTGTATTTTGGGACTCCAAACATACATAGTCTAAagcatttaaatgtctaaataacattcaatacaaaaaataatatatatatatatatatatatatatatatatatatatatagttgctcttaacaaacaaaaaacaactaaaacttttttttttaaacccgaAACTGTGCGGGGGCTGTGGCCCCCATAAGCCCTCACATAGTTCCATCTTTGATCATAGGGGATCAATTTGATGCCCACTTGCTGCCAGGGGTCTCAATCAAAGTTAACTAGACCTAAAAGAGTTTATAGCACTTAAGATGTTTCTAACTTGAAACCTTAGAATGAAACAAACCCTTAAGCCTTAAGCTTTGACCATCAGGCCAACCCCAACAAAACTATTTATTACAAATACTAATAATTTGATCTTGTTCTTTTTGATGATACCTAAAGAGAGAATTCCAGATTAATTTCGGTTCAAGGCTTGGGTTGAATGATTCCAAAATGAAATTCAGGATAATTTCCTATAGAAGGCAGAGCTCGTGTCCTCcttaggggtgtcaaacgggtcgggccgacacgggcacgacacggttaaatgtggcacggcacgggcacgggcacggtcgTGCCCtggcacggcacaacacgacACGGTTTTAGTGGGCACGCGGACTGGCAcggggcacggaagtgggcaggcacagcacgggcacgggcacggcacgaaagttggcctggcacggcacggcacgacacggtagttgaatgggcacggcacggcacgacacggttctagtcGGGCACAGGCCTgacacggtagttgaatgggcacAGCACGACATGGTTTTGGctgggcacgacacgacacggttctagctgGGCACAACACAAGGCACGGGAAAAAGTTATTAATTTGACTTGTGACTCATGAATATAATGTGATTACatgacaataattttaattacaaaacaaggcattttagtttcataatttataaaaaataagcttttaaattggaacaactaaaaataaataaggaaaaaactaattttaaagaaaaaaaaacctccatgtgattcaaacccaagtcctatggaacttgggtttgaagcacggcccgtttgacacctctaaatgGGCACGACATGATTAAAAACGGCAATCAAGTGAAACAGGCACGTCACgaagcacgacacgattaaaaaatgggccaacatggcacgacacgatttaagtaaatgggcccagccggcacgattgaaaatggcactacaagattaaaaaacgggccagcacggcacgacatgatttaagtaaatgggcccagccCGGTACGACATGATTGAAAAACGGCACGAcaagacacgattaaaaaacgggtcggcacagcacgacacgatttaagtaaatgggcccggcccggcacgacacgattgaaaaacaacacggcacgacacgacacgatttaagtaaatgggcacggcacggcacggcacgattgaaaatagcacggcacggcacgacacgatttaagtaaatgggcacggcacggcacgacacgaagcacggttggcacggaagttgaatggcacggcacggcacgacacgcacgtttgacacctctagtcCTCCTCTACTTGGGGTTAAGTTCGTATTTATTTCCTCCGAAAACATCACTTTGTTTCATTTGAGTTTTAAGGGAGGTGTTTTGAGTAACGAGTGGAGAAAGAAAGATGAGGAATGAGAATATGCCCCATTTCcgaaagggaaataagtacttattttttaagaaggtaatttgaagctcaaaaatcatgtacttacgcaaataatttttctatcaatatggatcttgtttgatagatctcattataATTCTACCTATCCTTGAAAAGGTGTTTCCCGTTCTATGCTTTAACGGCGTTGTTGGTGTCTTTCCGGCTTGCCTTGGTTGTGCCATTGTTGATTGCCTCAGGTTTGCCTAATGGCATTGGGCTTCTTTGCTTTGGTGGCGCCGTCTGCAACGCGTTTCTCCGGTGGATCAGTTCTCCATTGCTATTGTTTTGGCCCGGGCTTATTAGGGCTCGGGTGGTGGCGGTTGTTGTTCGGCAGTGTTCAGGTTGTTGGCGGCCTGTTTCAACCAAGTTGCGTTGGTTGGAGGTTTTGGGTGGCTAGTGTCAAACCCCAAAATGATaagtgaccggccgtgaaccatgaGACTAATCCATGGAACACACaacctaaaaagaaaataaattaaatgccAAAATTTTGAATCACTGAGTAAATTTATTCAAAACAGTATCAGCCAAAAAGATTCGGGTAAAAGCATAGGACACAAACATCTCACGAACCAAATAATACCAAGTGATCcaccaataataaaaagaattcaaTAGCTGATAAATGtttcaaatgcggaagcgattaataaaataaaaatatgatgagaCACCCTAGGAAGGTTAAACTAAAAGAAGTCATcgagatgccgccagagtccttgcctaaaTCCCCAACTAGCCTGAAacagaagttggaataaatttGTCAGCTAACGAGCTCAGTGAATGGCAAAacatgtatattagaataagGTTCTGAAatggatcaaaataatttaccgtGTCAACATAATTTGACATCTGCTGTGAACAATAAAATATAAACCAACCCAATGAACAATTCAACCAATAACTTAATGGTGATCACAATATAGTATCCAACCATAATGGGGAACCAAAACTAATACCAAATAGTACCaagtgccagtgaataaatatctcaaaattgaaTCCAATATcgaaacttagagtcaccacgagtatGCAGCCCATAGAACTTTTCCCTACGAAtgatccggtcaataacaaccattgagcat
Coding sequences:
- the LOC131324315 gene encoding zeatin O-glucosyltransferase-like: MDVISNIQDPRSHGMISSNSKKARVEVIVVPFPCHSHLNQLLQLSCLISSSYNIPVHYATTATHLRQVQLRFNSQTHLQNPHIHFHEFPTPPFLSPPPNPNSSSKFPSHLQPSFDASIQLRDPAAALLREISNTATRVVVIHDFLMAYVVQDVATIPNAESYIFSPVSAFQRSFSVLKDNKSFQSLEELKGLSSIQGNWTPEIQNFFALQADYQSLAAGTIFNSCRSIEGTYLDLLEKEMNSINKKVWTIGPLNSDTKGDKRKSNSRQHRCLEWLEKQAPKSVLYVSFGTTTTMADEQIKELALGLEQSKQKFLWILRDADKGDIFTEEVKRAPLPEGYVERVKEFGMVVRDWAPQVDILGHPSTGGFMSHCGWNSCLESITMGVPLLAWPMHSDQPRNAFQVTNVLKVGLAVNTWEQREQIVTSSTIYEVVKMLMASREGEEIRRKVEEIGGAAHQAVKEGGVSCLELDSFITHITR
- the LOC131323728 gene encoding zeatin O-glucosyltransferase-like translates to SPACIAISTNSSNSPASSPPPTTSPSATPPLPPTSARSNSVSTPKLTSKTPISTSTNSPPPPDPNSSSKFPSHLLPSFEASIQIRDPVVALLREISNTATRVVVIHDFNMAYVVQDVATIPNAESYIFCSISGFFMSFISLKDHESFHSFEELKGLSTIQGDLTPEVLKFTTLQADFRSLAAGTIFNTHADQLKVLFE